The genomic region tggtgagggcgagcacAGGCaggatggggatgaggcTGAGGTGAAGGGAGAGGCCGGGGCGAAAGCTGAAGAGGCAACCGCCATATCTGAGGAGGTgaaggagggcggcgagggcccCGCTGAGCCAGAAGCCACGGttgaggagaaggtggaCAGCGCCGAGAAAGGTGAAGCGAAGACCGAGTAGACTCAGACTCTGTACGACTAGTGTCATGAATTCTGTCACAGATGCATTCGTTCTATGGATATCTGCGGATCTATGCAGGTTGCAGGCTAGCAGCGCCAAGCCAAGTCGATGAAAAGACGGAGTAGATGGTAGGAGGCGTGAGAGTCGGAAGTCAGGCCTACTCGGTCGGCGCCTGCCACACAGGCTGCGCCTCGGGGTCATTGTCCGGCGCGCGCATTGTGCTGGCGTGAGCTAGTTCGTCTTGGGACATACCTAGGCGTATCGATAGCGGGGACAAAGTGAAGCGCGACAAACACGAGCCCGACAAAAGCGACAATCGAGCCGCAAACATATAGGAGGGTGTAGTGGTTGAGCAGCAGCACGCCCATGAGGATGTAGACTGGGGTGAGCGGGTTTACGAGGGTGGCGGGTTTGCAAGGGTTtggagggagaaggagggacTCACAAACACCCCGCCCGATGAAGCTGTGCATAAAGCTCGCATAGTGAGACACGAGCGCCTTGCCCTGCTCCGAGGGCTGGCGCACCTCCATACccaggacgacgacgccggcAAGGATCTCGTAGATCCCGATGATAATGGACGAGAACGACAAGTTGATAAAGCACCCGACGGCACCTGCGATCATGAGGCCTCCGACCGCGCTGGGGTTAGTCCACTAAAACATTTGTGTTGCTGGGAAATGGGTGCGGAAGGACAGCGCAGTGCGAGTGCAACGCTCAACGGTAACGAATTCGGTTCGAGCCGCGTCCAGACTGCCAGAGCTGAGGCAGAGGCTGGACCAACCGAT from Cutaneotrichosporon cavernicola HIS019 DNA, chromosome: 2 harbors:
- a CDS encoding uncharacterized protein (COPI associated protein); translated protein: MERILQNPEELVRLANIAVGGLMIAGAVGCFINLSFSSIIIGIYEILAGVVVLGMEVRQPSEQGKALVSHYASFMHSFIGRGVFYILMGVLLLNHYTLLYVCGSIVAFVGLVFVALHFVPAIDTPSTMRAPDNDPEAQPVWQAPTE